The Methanosarcina barkeri str. Wiesmoor DNA segment GTTCCTGCTCTTTTGTAAGTGCCATATGGGGTGGGTTATATATCTTAATTTATATAGGGTTCAATGCAGGTAACAATAGAGAAGTTTGCCCTTAGTCCCAGGTTTGTGAATAATTATTGAAATCAAGTAGTTAGTGAAATCAAACAGTTAGTGAAATCAAACAGTTAGTGAAATCAAACAGTTAGTGAAATCATAGTTAGTGAAATCATAGTTAGTGAAATCATAGTTAGTGAAATCATAGTTAGTGAAATCATAGTTAGTGAAATCATAGTTAGTGAAATTCTTGAATTTGTTTTCATAACTTAGAGATCGAATGTGCTCGAGTGTTTCTGTTCCGGCCTATAATTTCATTGACAGATTGGAGGAACTTAATCCTGAAAAAGGTAGGAAACCTGTTTCAAACCCAGCTCTCCGAGGCTGAATAAAGGTGCAGCAGTAAATGGTAAAAGAAAGAATTCTGATTGTTGAGGACGAGCAGATTGTTGCAATGGGAATACGGATGATGCTGAAGAATCTGGGATGTACTGTTACGGGTATAGCTTCATCCGGTGAGGAGGCCATTAGCAAAGCCGAAAGCACCCGACCTGACCTTGTGCTTATGGATATTATGTTAAAAGGTACCCTGAATGGCATAGAAGCATCAAAGGAGATAATTTCCCGGTTCGGTATTCCAGTTGTTTACCTTACGGCCTGTTCGGACC contains these protein-coding regions:
- a CDS encoding response regulator; the protein is MVKERILIVEDEQIVAMGIRMMLKNLGCTVTGIASSGEEAISKAESTRPDLVLMDIMLKGTLNGIEASKEIISRFGIPVVYLTACSDRKLLEQIWNMGFGCILKPFDEKDLEKSINIVLSRCELENADVKKNSRKLQNDSEKFNSASGYLPGLEGSK